The following proteins come from a genomic window of Pyxidicoccus sp. MSG2:
- a CDS encoding CotH kinase family protein, with translation MNRVRLLICLPLLCLWACGPDTPSVQVPPHPVDESPQTTPPDDETPTPDPQPQPEPQPEPEPQPDPEPQPPPDPEPQPEPPPPPVPETQLPFKLPAPQASVQEYELVIPEEAMAKFAADPWTPEQDAVFKANGTTYAVQVRLRGASARYFEKKSWNVSFADKVRFEGRTSLNLVAEYADATLLAEKLSYDLLEAMRVPASKAKFVRLKVNGAYEGVFLDIEQVNKAFLKAHDFTDTDGDIYRCGWKDCEFKTWKVPYQGKWTKKTNESQPDDKLWAMMGVINHTPEPQWVTALEKNFQLEHYLRSMVLDVLMSNNYVEDSESYFVYDRATAKWAYVPWDLNNVDARWWYPISVEDMRTSSSNMRHPLFNFTLTDASVEKMYQQRKLETQSYPGYLPVFSNLGTRVVMNPVLRERLEARLDKALDELFSEKVMNPYIDALHALITPHMKDDPYMDYGRFQAGRDYMKRFVKERRAFILAELTRYSKQKPTLVFEAFDPREGWVEVGNRTAATMSLKGLVLTTNLRVSLAQSDHAPTQVSNPTGAVLPDMTVAPGERVRLDISDLGIQLPSKGEIGLFDGRSVVGVKDLLFYGELSAGKRYERGTKGWEVK, from the coding sequence ATGAATCGCGTACGACTGCTGATCTGCCTTCCGTTGCTGTGCCTGTGGGCCTGCGGTCCGGACACGCCGTCCGTCCAGGTACCGCCGCATCCCGTGGACGAGTCTCCGCAGACGACTCCTCCCGACGACGAGACGCCCACTCCCGACCCGCAGCCGCAGCCCGAGCCCCAGCCGGAGCCCGAGCCCCAGCCGGACCCGGAGCCACAGCCGCCCCCCGACCCGGAGCCACAGCCCGAGCCACCTCCTCCGCCGGTGCCGGAGACGCAGCTGCCGTTCAAGCTGCCGGCCCCGCAGGCCTCCGTGCAGGAGTACGAGCTCGTCATTCCTGAGGAGGCGATGGCGAAGTTCGCCGCGGACCCGTGGACGCCCGAGCAGGACGCCGTCTTCAAGGCGAACGGGACGACGTACGCGGTGCAGGTGCGCCTGCGCGGCGCCTCCGCGCGCTACTTCGAGAAGAAGAGCTGGAACGTGAGCTTCGCGGACAAGGTCAGGTTCGAGGGGCGCACCTCGCTCAACCTCGTGGCCGAGTACGCGGACGCGACGCTGCTGGCGGAGAAGCTCTCCTATGACTTGCTGGAGGCGATGCGGGTGCCCGCGTCGAAGGCGAAGTTCGTGCGGCTGAAGGTGAATGGCGCCTATGAGGGCGTGTTCCTGGACATCGAGCAGGTGAACAAGGCCTTCCTCAAGGCGCACGACTTCACCGACACCGACGGCGACATCTACCGGTGCGGCTGGAAGGACTGCGAGTTCAAGACGTGGAAGGTGCCCTACCAGGGCAAGTGGACGAAGAAGACCAACGAGTCGCAGCCGGACGACAAGCTTTGGGCGATGATGGGCGTCATCAACCACACGCCCGAGCCGCAGTGGGTGACGGCGCTGGAGAAGAACTTCCAGCTCGAGCACTACCTGCGCTCCATGGTGTTGGACGTGCTGATGTCCAACAACTACGTGGAGGACTCGGAGAGCTACTTCGTCTACGACCGGGCGACGGCGAAGTGGGCCTACGTGCCGTGGGACTTGAACAACGTGGACGCGCGCTGGTGGTACCCCATCTCCGTGGAGGACATGCGCACGAGCAGCAGCAACATGCGCCACCCGCTGTTCAACTTCACCCTCACCGACGCGTCGGTGGAGAAGATGTACCAGCAGCGCAAGCTGGAGACGCAGTCCTACCCGGGCTACCTGCCGGTGTTCTCCAACCTGGGCACGCGCGTGGTGATGAACCCCGTGCTGCGCGAGCGGCTGGAGGCGCGGCTGGACAAGGCGCTGGACGAGCTGTTCTCCGAGAAGGTGATGAACCCGTACATCGACGCGTTGCACGCGCTCATCACCCCGCACATGAAGGATGACCCGTACATGGACTACGGCCGCTTCCAGGCGGGCCGCGACTACATGAAGCGCTTCGTCAAGGAGCGCCGGGCCTTCATCCTCGCGGAGCTGACGCGGTACTCGAAGCAGAAGCCGACGCTGGTGTTCGAGGCGTTCGACCCGCGCGAGGGCTGGGTGGAGGTGGGCAACCGGACGGCGGCGACGATGTCGCTGAAGGGACTGGTGCTGACCACCAATCTGCGGGTGAGCCTGGCGCAGAGCGACCACGCACCCACGCAGGTGAGCAACCCCACGGGCGCGGTGCTGCCGGACATGACGGTGGCCCCGGGCGAGCGCGTGCGCCTGGACATCTCCGACCTGGGCATCCAGCTCCCGTCCAAGGGGGAGATTGGCCTCTTCGATGGCCGGTCCGTGGTGGGGGTGAAGGACCTGCTCTTCTACGGTGAGTTGTCCGCGGGCAAGCGCTACGAGCGCGGGACGAAGGGGTGGGAGGTGAAGTGA
- a CDS encoding thiol-disulfide oxidoreductase DCC family protein: MSEAKQDAAVVLFDGVCNLCNGAVNFIIDRDPSARFRFAALQSTQAAALLGPLGRVPEAEPQSFILVENGRVYERSSAALRVARKLPGAWKLFYAFVVIPTPIRDVIYRFIARNRYRWFGKAEACRMPTPELRTRFL; encoded by the coding sequence ATGAGCGAGGCGAAGCAGGACGCGGCGGTGGTGCTGTTCGACGGCGTCTGCAATCTCTGCAACGGGGCGGTGAACTTCATCATCGACCGGGACCCGTCGGCACGCTTCCGCTTCGCGGCGCTCCAGTCCACCCAGGCGGCGGCGCTGCTCGGCCCCCTGGGCCGCGTGCCCGAGGCAGAGCCCCAGAGCTTCATCCTCGTGGAGAACGGGCGCGTCTACGAGCGCTCCAGCGCGGCGCTGCGCGTGGCCCGGAAGCTGCCCGGCGCGTGGAAGTTGTTCTACGCCTTCGTCGTCATTCCCACGCCCATCCGCGACGTCATCTACCGCTTCATCGCGCGCAACCGCTACCGCTGGTTCGGCAAGGCGGAAGCGTGCCGCATGCCCACGCCGGAATTGCGCACGCGGTTCCTCTAG
- the pbpC gene encoding penicillin-binding protein 1C, which produces MSRIRRIVRRLVLVTVGLLVLAGAGVWAAWWVPLPSRLSAPASVVMEYRDGTPAHVFLAPDERWRIPTSPERVDPAYLRALVALEDKRFFHHPGVDPLAVLRAAARNVTRGRRVSGASTLTMQLVRVLEPRPRTFTSKLIESFRAVQLEMRLTKQEVLAAYLQFVPYGRNVEGVEAAALAYFGHTASHLSPAEISTLLAVPQNPNRRFPSTENAARLTAARNGVAQRLLDEEALPRGPEGATVPPEAVLAEVHATPVPVALRPFPREAPHVAVWLRTQHPELMRLRTTLDAGTQRMVERLMRDASSGLASRGIHNGTAVVVERERAEVLALVGNFDFFDLEHGGQIAGFATPRSPGSALKPLLYAMGIDLGLVGPEQLVADVPTAYGGYAPRNFDGRFQGLVRLEYALSQSLNMPFVRLLERVGVERFLGTLRAAGVTSLETDPGYYGLSAAVGGIELTPLELAGVYVALAGDGHAPTLRLLEDGRPAGTPTEVMSPGAAWLTRRALSLRDRPDFPERRRLTGLPARVHWKTGTSFGHRDAWAAGSGPRHTAVVWLGNFDHTPSVHLVGADAAGPLLFDILEGVGPRGKAVPDEEVEPPGDLMRVEVCAYSGHLPTDACAQRKTVLARRSAVPTGRCPYHQKVEVDVATGLAVGPTCRAGRKTEERVFLTWPATIRRWLEEQHRRLPEPPSAAPGCEPGGARAAPTIVSPADGQVAMLIPGVPAEQQEMPLEAEASHERALTWFVDGALLGTARADERVWWTPSVGAHEILVTDDRGLTAKRTLVVRERR; this is translated from the coding sequence ATGAGCCGCATCCGCCGCATCGTCCGAAGGCTCGTCCTCGTCACCGTGGGGCTGCTCGTCCTCGCGGGGGCGGGCGTGTGGGCCGCGTGGTGGGTGCCGCTGCCGTCGCGGCTCTCCGCGCCGGCCTCGGTGGTGATGGAGTATCGGGACGGCACGCCGGCCCACGTCTTCCTGGCGCCGGATGAGCGGTGGCGCATCCCCACGTCCCCCGAGCGCGTGGACCCGGCCTACCTCCGCGCGCTGGTGGCGCTGGAGGACAAGCGCTTCTTCCACCACCCGGGTGTGGACCCGCTGGCCGTGCTGCGGGCCGCCGCGCGCAACGTGACGCGGGGGCGGCGGGTGTCGGGCGCGTCCACGCTCACCATGCAGTTGGTGCGCGTGCTGGAGCCCCGCCCTCGCACCTTCACCTCGAAGCTCATCGAGTCCTTCCGCGCGGTGCAGTTGGAAATGCGGCTGACGAAGCAGGAGGTGCTCGCGGCCTACCTCCAGTTCGTCCCGTACGGGCGCAACGTGGAGGGCGTGGAGGCCGCGGCCCTCGCGTACTTCGGCCACACGGCGTCGCACCTGAGTCCGGCCGAGATTTCCACGCTGCTGGCGGTGCCGCAGAACCCCAACCGCCGCTTCCCCTCGACGGAGAACGCGGCGCGACTGACGGCGGCGAGGAACGGGGTGGCGCAGCGGCTGCTGGACGAAGAGGCGCTCCCCAGGGGGCCAGAGGGGGCCACGGTGCCTCCCGAGGCGGTGCTGGCCGAGGTGCACGCCACGCCGGTGCCCGTGGCCCTCAGGCCCTTCCCTCGCGAGGCGCCGCACGTGGCGGTGTGGCTGCGGACGCAGCACCCGGAGTTGATGCGGCTGCGCACCACGCTGGACGCGGGCACGCAGCGGATGGTGGAGCGGCTGATGCGGGACGCGTCGAGCGGGCTGGCATCGCGCGGCATCCACAACGGGACGGCGGTGGTGGTGGAGCGCGAGCGCGCGGAGGTGCTCGCGCTGGTGGGCAACTTCGACTTCTTCGACCTGGAGCACGGCGGACAGATTGCTGGCTTCGCCACGCCGCGCTCCCCAGGCTCGGCGCTCAAGCCGCTGCTGTATGCGATGGGCATCGACCTGGGGCTCGTTGGCCCGGAGCAGCTCGTGGCGGACGTGCCCACGGCCTACGGTGGGTATGCGCCGCGCAACTTCGACGGCCGCTTCCAGGGGCTCGTGCGGCTGGAGTACGCGCTGTCGCAGTCACTCAACATGCCCTTCGTGCGGCTGCTGGAGCGCGTGGGCGTGGAGCGCTTCCTGGGTACGCTGCGCGCGGCGGGTGTCACCAGCCTGGAGACGGACCCGGGGTACTACGGCCTGTCGGCGGCGGTGGGTGGCATCGAGCTGACGCCGTTGGAGTTGGCGGGCGTGTACGTGGCGCTGGCGGGGGACGGGCATGCACCGACGCTGCGGCTGCTGGAGGACGGGCGGCCCGCGGGTACGCCGACGGAGGTGATGTCCCCGGGAGCGGCGTGGCTGACGCGGCGGGCGCTGTCGCTGCGGGACAGGCCGGACTTTCCCGAGCGGCGGCGGCTGACGGGCCTGCCGGCGCGGGTGCACTGGAAGACGGGGACGAGCTTCGGGCACCGGGACGCGTGGGCGGCGGGCTCGGGGCCACGGCACACGGCGGTGGTGTGGCTGGGGAACTTCGACCACACGCCCAGCGTGCACCTGGTGGGCGCGGACGCGGCCGGGCCGCTGCTGTTCGACATCCTGGAGGGCGTGGGGCCGCGCGGGAAGGCGGTGCCGGATGAAGAAGTGGAGCCGCCCGGAGACTTGATGCGCGTGGAGGTCTGCGCGTACTCGGGGCACCTGCCGACGGATGCGTGCGCGCAGCGCAAGACGGTGCTGGCGCGGCGCTCGGCGGTGCCCACGGGGCGCTGCCCGTACCACCAGAAGGTGGAGGTGGACGTGGCCACGGGGCTGGCGGTGGGGCCCACGTGCAGGGCGGGGCGGAAGACGGAGGAGCGGGTATTCCTCACGTGGCCCGCGACGATTCGCCGCTGGCTGGAGGAGCAGCACCGCAGGTTGCCGGAGCCGCCCTCGGCCGCGCCCGGCTGCGAGCCCGGTGGTGCGCGGGCGGCGCCGACGATTGTCTCACCGGCGGACGGTCAGGTGGCGATGCTGATTCCGGGCGTGCCGGCGGAACAGCAGGAGATGCCGCTGGAGGCGGAGGCCTCGCACGAGCGCGCGCTGACGTGGTTCGTGGACGGGGCGCTGTTGGGCACCGCGCGCGCGGACGAGCGCGTGTGGTGGACGCCCTCGGTGGGCGCACACGAAATCCTCGTCACCGATGACCGGGGACTCACCGCGAAGCGGACGCTGGTGGTGCGGGAGCGGCGGTGA
- a CDS encoding phospholipase D-like domain-containing protein, producing MNPVEVDAILASIIDDRRLTPTERQALQAVLEERRAGEALLAVFRTRAFALARASVKEPRSREVISWLEEMVDALHAPRNVESSRMEAHFTPGDGPLNAIVQQIQRARGAIDVCVYTVTDDRITRALLEAHGRGVRVRVVGDNDKALDAGSDMDRLSDAGVPVRLDRTEAHMHHKFAVFDRLRLVTGSYNWTRSAAEHNHENVLVCDDARLVQPFSRAFDTLWDTLA from the coding sequence ATGAATCCCGTCGAGGTCGACGCCATCCTCGCCTCCATCATCGACGACCGGAGGCTGACGCCCACCGAGCGACAGGCGCTCCAGGCGGTGCTCGAGGAGCGGCGCGCAGGCGAGGCCCTGCTCGCCGTCTTCCGCACGCGGGCCTTCGCCCTGGCACGCGCCTCCGTGAAGGAGCCGCGCTCGCGCGAGGTCATCTCCTGGCTGGAGGAGATGGTGGACGCCCTGCACGCCCCCAGGAATGTGGAGTCCTCCCGCATGGAGGCCCACTTCACCCCGGGGGACGGCCCGCTCAACGCCATCGTCCAGCAGATACAGCGCGCGCGCGGTGCCATCGACGTGTGCGTCTACACCGTGACGGATGACCGCATCACCCGCGCGCTGCTGGAGGCCCATGGCCGCGGCGTGCGGGTGCGCGTCGTCGGAGACAACGACAAGGCGCTCGACGCGGGCTCCGACATGGACCGGCTGAGCGACGCCGGCGTGCCGGTGCGGTTGGACAGGACCGAGGCCCATATGCATCACAAGTTCGCGGTGTTCGACCGGCTGCGCCTGGTTACGGGGAGCTACAACTGGACGCGCTCCGCGGCGGAGCACAACCATGAGAACGTTCTCGTGTGCGACGACGCGCGGCTGGTGCAGCCCTTCAGCCGCGCGTTCGACACGCTCTGGGACACGCTGGCCTAG
- a CDS encoding Ig-like domain-containing alpha-2-macroglobulin family protein, translated as MGSRSVVTQRAPRTSWPLVALLVGATLAGCKQEPAPQQPGTPASPPVAATTPAPAAGTDAGTATSAAVTPPTPESLTPVIRELATGDAVPRGIVIEFPRPVAPEDSDVKPGTVVAMVPRVVGSFSWSTPSTLTFTPSAGEGFRFDTTYTVTLESVETGTGVVKAPSEGAWSHRFTTPAFQFVRLAPRQLDLLKGRVEVDVVFSGPVELNAVRSRGAFQVEGESISDVKWRTVPNMRNVVSAQFGHPRLKPAAKLRFDLKAGLAAVGDAKATAPVAQSTVELRAGKRLDFTRVSLGEGSTGHYLEVSCRDVEADAPASPRESEEYDEYYWNDSNKGCLLDDGVAADAIHLTPAVKFSIAPSRRGFRIFGDFKRGPYSLRIDAGTPSVGGGVLLSPYVNVVSVPARKPQVSFATSGRYLPRSAWRNLPLQHLNLDEVELTVRHVPPENLVFWMSDDNTETVDERTSNVVAKRKLALKSQPDTLTTTYVDVANLVPANTRGLVEVSARKGEWQAATRILLTDLSLVAKRGGPAAGSTDKGEVWVWALGMENTEPLSGVEVSLVKKSGQTVARCTTVATDGCQLKVPAPGVDDSEPFALIARDGDELTYLKYSELKTEIANSDVQGEPYRSEKAYRGSLWSDRGVYRPGDTAHVAAVLRGQDDVAPPAGMPVELVVVDPRERELKKVSLKTNEAGLVALDVPFEAFQDTGRYRVTLKVADRDVATYSLSVEEFVPERMKVTARTEKEGYVQGEEIPVAVEAAYLFGGSAEGSPVEVTCRLVPSEFKPKENAQYAYGVWRQDGGPLRAVTLGQVKGELDAKGQALLRCPAQAATGGLRGAARLTALASVFESGSGRSSVGDASTPVHPEAYYVGLQATTHKVKAGKPFTVNGVVVDWDGKLLTAGGKAPKTVDVEYLRLEEEYGLHYDESEGYERYQRYLRPLREGRTTAQVQNGRFSLQVTPGEDAAGYLVRVRSGATQTDLELEGEGRYYWWGEGSRVDQTPRPLKPTSLDVALPTTARVGQAINVKLKAPYKGRVLFTAETDRVLATEWKAVEPGEVTWTFTPKGFAPNVYVSAFLVKDPHLESKEAFMPDRAFGVGSVPLEPVDYTQAVKLNVPTEVRSNDTLTVDLDLGAVEGPTFATVAVVDEGILSLTRFQSPDPLKQLFTKRALGVDTYETIGWTLLVPPGGNSRSTGGDGEGDASGRVQPVKPVALWSGVVAVPANGKLRVPFKLPQYRGAVRVMAVTAGAKRIGHASAQVLVRDPLVLQATLPRFLTQNDEIQVPVFVTNLSGKAQDVKVTLATEALPVPGLIATTAASPLQLLGKSEGRARLEDGKSSTFVFQAKAVQAVGAARMTVTVEGGGYTSRESLDVPLSPAGPRERRVQRFELAQGTTDVSKYLQGWVPTTERSTLWVTANPYAQSLQHLSYLVRYPYGCVEQTTSSTRPLLYVSELLDDVDPTLKQGRDVSDMVLAGINRVLSMQTPSGGFAYWPGQTEPVEWGTAYATHMLLDAQKLKYPVPQDRLDDALTWMGNALNNNEGGTNRHGGYSESSEAYMHYVLALGGKGRKARMQKMVETLAERAKRGALSGEDREEDYMLKAALWLAGDRRYEKELRDPDLSPVTEERKNNWSFYSDRRRRGFMLSTFQDLFGNDAAGEPLARMVAESLQSHPSGWYTTQELVWGITGLGKRLQGTVAKFAPPVLMADGKVVAPKQDKDARASDRTWALARASERQGLQLELKTKDEGKLYLVVSSEGVRTDGQVKTGGQGLTLTRTWRKLDGTELDLRSGPVSLADLVYVELTVRNTTAERVQNLALVDRLPAGWEIENARLGRGGSAAWIDADSLWTADYVNIRDDRMEVFGSLAAGESKKVVYAVRAVTAGAFTLPSAEVEAMYDPRLWARESAGTVQVSGPWKDSLL; from the coding sequence ATGGGTTCGCGGTCCGTCGTCACGCAGAGAGCGCCTCGCACGAGCTGGCCCCTCGTCGCGCTGCTGGTCGGCGCCACGCTCGCGGGCTGCAAGCAGGAGCCGGCGCCGCAGCAGCCCGGCACCCCCGCCTCGCCGCCCGTCGCGGCGACCACTCCCGCCCCCGCGGCAGGCACGGACGCGGGCACGGCCACGAGCGCGGCCGTCACGCCGCCCACCCCCGAGTCCCTGACGCCCGTCATCCGCGAGCTGGCCACCGGGGACGCGGTGCCCCGGGGCATCGTCATCGAGTTCCCTCGCCCCGTCGCGCCCGAGGACAGCGACGTGAAGCCGGGCACCGTCGTCGCGATGGTGCCCCGCGTGGTCGGCAGCTTCTCGTGGAGCACCCCGTCCACGCTCACCTTCACCCCGTCGGCGGGCGAGGGCTTCCGCTTCGACACGACGTACACCGTCACCCTCGAGTCCGTGGAGACGGGCACCGGCGTGGTGAAGGCGCCCTCCGAGGGCGCCTGGTCCCACCGCTTCACCACCCCGGCCTTCCAGTTCGTCCGCCTCGCGCCCCGGCAGTTGGATCTGCTCAAGGGCCGCGTGGAGGTGGACGTCGTCTTCTCCGGTCCGGTGGAGCTCAATGCCGTTCGCTCGCGGGGCGCCTTCCAGGTGGAGGGCGAGTCCATCTCCGACGTGAAGTGGCGCACCGTCCCCAACATGCGCAACGTCGTCAGCGCGCAGTTCGGGCACCCGCGCCTCAAGCCCGCCGCGAAGCTGCGCTTCGACCTGAAGGCCGGGCTCGCCGCCGTGGGCGACGCGAAGGCCACCGCCCCCGTCGCCCAGAGCACCGTCGAGCTGCGCGCCGGGAAGCGGCTGGACTTCACCCGCGTCTCGCTGGGCGAGGGCTCCACCGGCCACTATCTGGAAGTGAGCTGCCGTGACGTGGAGGCCGACGCCCCCGCCAGCCCACGCGAGTCCGAGGAGTACGACGAGTACTACTGGAACGACAGCAACAAGGGCTGCCTGCTGGACGACGGCGTGGCGGCGGATGCCATCCACCTGACGCCCGCGGTGAAGTTCTCGATTGCACCGTCCCGCCGCGGCTTCCGCATCTTCGGTGACTTCAAGCGCGGGCCCTACTCGCTGCGCATCGACGCGGGCACGCCCTCGGTGGGCGGCGGCGTGCTGCTGTCTCCGTACGTGAATGTCGTCTCCGTGCCCGCGCGCAAGCCGCAGGTCTCCTTCGCCACGTCCGGCCGCTACCTGCCGCGCAGCGCGTGGCGCAACCTGCCCTTGCAGCACCTCAACCTGGACGAGGTGGAGCTGACCGTCCGCCATGTGCCGCCGGAGAACCTCGTCTTCTGGATGAGCGACGACAACACGGAGACGGTGGATGAGCGCACCTCCAACGTGGTGGCGAAGCGCAAGCTGGCCCTCAAGTCGCAGCCGGACACGCTGACCACCACCTACGTGGACGTGGCCAACCTCGTGCCCGCCAACACGCGGGGCCTGGTGGAGGTCTCCGCGCGCAAGGGTGAGTGGCAGGCCGCCACCCGCATCCTCCTCACGGACCTGAGCCTCGTAGCCAAGCGCGGCGGGCCCGCGGCCGGCTCCACCGACAAGGGCGAGGTCTGGGTGTGGGCGCTCGGCATGGAGAACACCGAGCCGCTGTCGGGTGTCGAAGTCTCCCTGGTGAAGAAGAGCGGCCAGACGGTGGCCCGCTGCACCACGGTGGCGACGGATGGCTGCCAGCTCAAGGTGCCCGCGCCCGGCGTGGACGACTCCGAGCCCTTCGCCCTCATCGCCCGCGACGGCGACGAATTGACGTACCTGAAGTACAGCGAGCTGAAGACGGAGATTGCCAACTCGGACGTGCAGGGCGAGCCGTACCGCTCGGAGAAGGCCTACCGGGGCTCGCTCTGGTCGGACCGGGGCGTGTACCGCCCGGGCGACACGGCGCACGTGGCCGCGGTGCTGCGCGGGCAGGACGACGTGGCGCCTCCCGCGGGCATGCCCGTGGAATTGGTGGTGGTGGACCCGCGCGAGCGCGAGCTGAAGAAGGTGTCGCTCAAGACGAACGAGGCGGGCCTGGTGGCGCTGGACGTGCCCTTCGAGGCCTTCCAGGACACGGGCCGCTACCGCGTGACGCTGAAGGTGGCGGACCGCGACGTGGCCACCTACTCCTTGAGCGTGGAGGAGTTCGTCCCCGAGCGCATGAAGGTGACGGCGCGCACGGAGAAGGAGGGCTACGTCCAGGGCGAGGAAATACCGGTGGCGGTGGAGGCGGCGTACCTCTTCGGTGGCTCGGCGGAGGGCAGCCCGGTGGAGGTGACGTGCCGGCTGGTGCCTTCCGAGTTCAAGCCGAAGGAAAACGCGCAGTACGCCTACGGGGTGTGGCGTCAGGACGGGGGCCCGCTGCGCGCCGTCACGCTGGGACAGGTGAAGGGCGAGTTGGACGCGAAGGGCCAGGCGCTGCTGCGCTGCCCGGCGCAGGCGGCCACGGGCGGACTGCGGGGCGCGGCGCGACTGACGGCGCTGGCCAGCGTCTTCGAGTCCGGCAGCGGCCGCTCCAGCGTGGGCGACGCGTCCACGCCGGTGCACCCGGAGGCGTACTACGTGGGCCTCCAGGCCACGACGCACAAGGTGAAGGCCGGCAAGCCCTTCACCGTGAATGGCGTGGTGGTGGACTGGGACGGGAAGCTCCTCACCGCGGGAGGCAAGGCGCCGAAGACGGTGGACGTGGAGTACCTGCGCCTGGAGGAGGAGTACGGCCTCCACTACGACGAGTCGGAGGGCTATGAGCGCTACCAGCGCTACCTGCGCCCGCTGCGCGAGGGCCGCACCACCGCGCAGGTGCAGAACGGCCGCTTCTCGCTGCAGGTGACGCCGGGCGAGGACGCCGCCGGCTACCTGGTCCGCGTGCGCTCCGGCGCCACCCAGACGGACCTCGAGCTGGAGGGTGAGGGCCGCTACTACTGGTGGGGCGAGGGCTCGCGCGTGGACCAGACGCCGCGCCCGCTCAAGCCCACGTCGCTGGACGTGGCGCTGCCGACGACGGCGCGCGTGGGGCAGGCCATCAACGTGAAGCTGAAGGCCCCGTACAAGGGCCGCGTGCTCTTCACCGCGGAGACGGACCGTGTGCTCGCCACCGAGTGGAAGGCGGTGGAGCCCGGCGAGGTGACGTGGACCTTCACGCCGAAGGGCTTCGCGCCCAACGTCTACGTGAGCGCCTTCCTGGTGAAGGACCCGCACCTGGAATCCAAGGAGGCCTTCATGCCGGACCGCGCCTTCGGCGTGGGCAGCGTGCCGCTGGAGCCGGTGGACTACACCCAGGCCGTGAAGCTGAACGTGCCCACGGAGGTCCGCTCCAACGACACGCTGACGGTGGACCTGGACCTGGGCGCTGTGGAAGGGCCCACCTTCGCCACGGTGGCGGTGGTGGACGAGGGCATCCTCTCCCTCACGCGCTTCCAGAGCCCGGACCCGCTGAAGCAGCTCTTCACCAAGCGCGCTCTCGGCGTGGACACCTATGAAACCATCGGCTGGACGCTGCTGGTGCCGCCGGGGGGCAACTCGCGCTCCACGGGTGGTGACGGCGAGGGGGATGCCTCCGGCCGCGTGCAGCCCGTCAAGCCGGTGGCGCTGTGGAGCGGTGTGGTGGCGGTGCCGGCCAACGGCAAGCTGCGCGTGCCCTTCAAGCTGCCGCAGTACCGGGGCGCGGTGCGGGTGATGGCGGTGACGGCGGGTGCGAAGCGCATCGGCCATGCGAGCGCTCAGGTGCTCGTGAGAGACCCGCTGGTACTCCAGGCCACGCTGCCGCGCTTCCTCACGCAGAACGACGAAATCCAGGTGCCCGTCTTCGTCACCAACCTGTCCGGCAAGGCGCAGGACGTGAAGGTGACGCTGGCCACGGAGGCCCTGCCGGTGCCGGGGCTGATTGCCACGACGGCGGCCTCGCCCCTCCAGCTGCTCGGCAAGAGCGAGGGGCGCGCGCGTCTGGAGGACGGCAAGTCCTCCACCTTCGTCTTCCAGGCGAAGGCGGTGCAGGCGGTGGGCGCGGCGCGGATGACGGTGACGGTGGAGGGCGGCGGCTACACCTCGCGCGAGTCGCTGGATGTGCCGCTGTCGCCCGCCGGCCCGCGTGAGCGGCGCGTGCAGCGATTCGAGCTGGCGCAGGGGACGACGGACGTCTCGAAGTACCTCCAGGGCTGGGTGCCCACCACGGAGCGCTCCACGCTGTGGGTGACGGCGAATCCGTATGCCCAGTCGCTCCAGCACCTCTCGTACCTGGTGCGCTACCCGTACGGGTGCGTGGAGCAGACGACGTCCTCCACGCGGCCGCTGCTGTACGTGTCGGAGCTACTGGACGACGTGGACCCGACGCTGAAGCAGGGCCGGGACGTGAGCGACATGGTGCTGGCGGGCATCAACCGCGTGCTCTCCATGCAGACGCCTTCGGGCGGCTTCGCGTACTGGCCGGGCCAGACGGAGCCGGTGGAGTGGGGCACCGCCTACGCCACGCACATGCTGCTGGACGCGCAGAAGCTGAAGTACCCCGTGCCGCAGGACCGGCTGGATGACGCCCTCACGTGGATGGGCAACGCGCTGAACAACAACGAGGGCGGAACGAACCGGCACGGCGGCTACAGCGAGAGCTCCGAGGCGTACATGCACTACGTGCTGGCGCTGGGCGGCAAGGGGCGCAAGGCGCGCATGCAGAAGATGGTGGAGACGCTGGCCGAGCGCGCGAAGCGGGGCGCGCTGTCGGGCGAGGACCGCGAGGAGGACTACATGCTCAAGGCCGCGCTGTGGCTCGCGGGGGACCGCCGCTACGAGAAGGAGCTGCGCGACCCGGACCTGTCGCCCGTCACCGAGGAGCGCAAGAACAACTGGTCCTTCTACTCGGACCGGCGGCGTCGCGGCTTCATGCTGAGCACCTTCCAGGACCTCTTCGGCAACGACGCCGCGGGCGAGCCGCTCGCGCGGATGGTGGCCGAGTCGCTCCAGTCGCACCCGAGCGGCTGGTACACGACGCAGGAGCTGGTCTGGGGCATCACCGGCCTGGGCAAGCGGCTGCAAGGGACGGTCGCGAAGTTCGCCCCGCCGGTGCTGATGGCGGACGGCAAGGTGGTGGCTCCGAAGCAGGACAAGGACGCGCGCGCGTCGGACCGCACGTGGGCCCTGGCCCGCGCCAGCGAGCGGCAGGGACTCCAGCTGGAGCTGAAGACCAAGGACGAGGGGAAGCTGTACCTCGTGGTCAGCAGCGAGGGCGTGCGCACGGACGGCCAGGTGAAGACGGGCGGGCAGGGGCTCACGCTGACCCGCACGTGGCGCAAGCTGGACGGCACGGAGTTGGACCTGCGCTCAGGGCCGGTGTCGCTGGCGGACCTGGTCTACGTGGAGCTGACGGTGCGCAACACCACCGCCGAGCGCGTGCAGAACCTCGCCCTGGTGGACCGGCTGCCGGCGGGCTGGGAAATCGAGAACGCGCGGCTGGGTCGCGGTGGCAGCGCGGCGTGGATTGATGCCGATTCGCTGTGGACGGCGGACTACGTGAACATCCGCGATGACCGCATGGAGGTGTTCGGCAGCCTGGCTGCGGGCGAGTCGAAGAAGGTGGTCTACGCGGTGCGCGCGGTGACGGCGGGTGCCTTCACCCTGCCGTCGGCGGAGGTCGAGGCCATGTATGACCCTCGCCTCTGGGCGCGTGAGTCGGCCGGCACGGTGCAGGTGTCCGGCCCGTGGAAGGACAGCCTGCTCTAG